A single region of the Thunnus maccoyii chromosome 10, fThuMac1.1, whole genome shotgun sequence genome encodes:
- the rpp25l gene encoding ribonuclease P protein subunit p25-like protein isoform X2, translating into MENYSKARTVEQPSVCPFPGLPADTPEVRVKDGSKIRNLLRYALSRMEAKPRAAAGEEEGGGVAEEGQQEAPGRPLCRHVVFTASGKGVSKAITCAEIVKRRVKGLHQLTRLLYNTVEEVWEPLEPAAGLDSLTVSRNLPAIWILLSREPLDCSQPGYQAPGRYDALWAQTVSREEGGGFTGQRAGHRRKRGGGGGGGGGGGGSGSSSRGKGPGRQTGRSREPIKGQS; encoded by the coding sequence ATGGAGAACTACAGTAAAGCTCGGACGGTGGAGCAGCCGTCCGTCTGTCCGTTCCCCGGCCTCCCCGCCGACACACCTGAGGTCCGCGTCAAAGATGGCAGCAAGATCCGCAACCTGCTGCGCTACGCCCTGAGCCGCATGGAGGCCAAGCCCCGAGCAGCGgcgggagaggaggaggggggaggcgTGGCTGAAGAGGGGCAACAGGAAGCGCCGGGCCGGCCGCTCTGCCGCCATGTCGTCTTCACAGCGAGCGGTAAGGGCGTGTCCAAAGCCATCACGTGTGCGGAGATTGTGAAGCGGCGTGTGAAGGGGCTCCACCAGCTCACCAGGCTGCTGTACAACACTGTGGAGGAGGTGTGGGAGCCGCTGGAGCCCGCCGCTGGCCTCGACAGCCTGACGGTCAGCAGGAACCTGCCCGCCATCTGGATACTCCTCTCCAGGGAGCCGCTGGACTGCAGCCAGCCCGGATACCAGGCGCCCGGCCGCTACGACGCCCTGTGGGCTCAGACTGTCAGCAGAGAGGAGGGTGGAGGCTTCACTGGACAGAGAGCAGGAcacaggaggaagagaggaggaggaggaggaggaggaggaggaggaggcggcagcggcagcagcagcagaggaaaggGACCCGGCCGTCAGACTGGACGCTCCAGAGAGCCGATTAAAGGACAGAGCTGA
- the rpp25l gene encoding ribonuclease P protein subunit p25-like protein isoform X1 has protein sequence MMENYSKARTVEQPSVCPFPGLPADTPEVRVKDGSKIRNLLRYALSRMEAKPRAAAGEEEGGGVAEEGQQEAPGRPLCRHVVFTASGKGVSKAITCAEIVKRRVKGLHQLTRLLYNTVEEVWEPLEPAAGLDSLTVSRNLPAIWILLSREPLDCSQPGYQAPGRYDALWAQTVSREEGGGFTGQRAGHRRKRGGGGGGGGGGGGSGSSSRGKGPGRQTGRSREPIKGQS, from the exons ATG ATGGAGAACTACAGTAAAGCTCGGACGGTGGAGCAGCCGTCCGTCTGTCCGTTCCCCGGCCTCCCCGCCGACACACCTGAGGTCCGCGTCAAAGATGGCAGCAAGATCCGCAACCTGCTGCGCTACGCCCTGAGCCGCATGGAGGCCAAGCCCCGAGCAGCGgcgggagaggaggaggggggaggcgTGGCTGAAGAGGGGCAACAGGAAGCGCCGGGCCGGCCGCTCTGCCGCCATGTCGTCTTCACAGCGAGCGGTAAGGGCGTGTCCAAAGCCATCACGTGTGCGGAGATTGTGAAGCGGCGTGTGAAGGGGCTCCACCAGCTCACCAGGCTGCTGTACAACACTGTGGAGGAGGTGTGGGAGCCGCTGGAGCCCGCCGCTGGCCTCGACAGCCTGACGGTCAGCAGGAACCTGCCCGCCATCTGGATACTCCTCTCCAGGGAGCCGCTGGACTGCAGCCAGCCCGGATACCAGGCGCCCGGCCGCTACGACGCCCTGTGGGCTCAGACTGTCAGCAGAGAGGAGGGTGGAGGCTTCACTGGACAGAGAGCAGGAcacaggaggaagagaggaggaggaggaggaggaggaggaggaggaggcggcagcggcagcagcagcagaggaaaggGACCCGGCCGTCAGACTGGACGCTCCAGAGAGCCGATTAAAGGACAGAGCTGA